The following DNA comes from Hemibagrus wyckioides isolate EC202008001 linkage group LG05, SWU_Hwy_1.0, whole genome shotgun sequence.
TGGATTTGTAAGGAAGAAGCTGTTTGAAGCTGTGACCTTAAGACTTTCTGTAGGATTCTTCTTGGTGTTTAGAGCAAACCATGCAATGAGTCCATCCTTGTTTGACACCAGTGAAGAAGGTGAAGCTTCCTGCTTTTCTACTCCCAGAAAAACAACCACTGTGTCACTGTTTTCAAGAACCTCTTTTACAGAGTCCCCTCCAAACCGGTACAGTTTTAACTGAGGTTGAATATCATTTCTTTCCTCTGGCTCTGTTGTAACAAAAGGGTCCAGGTTATGAAACACAATGAACACTGTTTCTGGAGAAGACTGTTTAGCTGAAAGCCATTCTGAATCAGTCCTTTTATCACTCATTCTGTTGAGATATTCTTTACTGAAGTACGTCTCAGTCTCTGTAGATTTATTGCTTGGTAGAATCCCAGGAAGCGTGACATCCCCATTGCTAGCTAAGAAACGGGCAATGTGTCTGTGTCCCCAGAATTTTGCTATGTCATAAGCAGTTTGACCCGACTTATTCGCCAAGTACTTATTACACCTGTTGACAAGAAAAGTTTGTTTTAATTGAGTTCCATCAAATCAAAAGTTTACAATCcacagtatattttatttaacacttttattCAAACAGTGAGAGAACATTCAAGAGCAGGTGACTTGTTTATAGGCCCAGTACAGTCTATCTGATAATGCTGCACACCAACTTCATGTAACTAACATAAACAACAATGTCATAATGAACAACTAAGATCtatgtaaacactcacacacttacccaTTTAAAAGTAATGCCTTTATGACATCAAAGTGTCCGTTTCTCGCAGCCAACATTAAGGCTGTCCATCCTTGTCTCCCACTTTCATTGAGCAGTTGACTGGAGTGAGAGATCATAGTGGAAACTTTGGCCAAGTCACCCCTGGAAGCATAA
Coding sequences within:
- the nudt12 gene encoding peroxisomal NADH pyrophosphatase NUDT12 isoform X3; its protein translation is MTSVQMSAKDEMVEQFLDYASRGDLAKVSTMISHSSQLLNESGRQGWTALMLAARNGHFDVIKALLLNGCNKYLANKSGQTAYDIAKFWGHRHIARFLASNGDVTLPGILPSNKSTETETYFSKEYLNRMSDKRTDSEWLSAKQSSPETVFIVFHNLDPFVTTEPEERNDIQPQLKLYRFGGDSVKEVLENSDTVVVFLGVEKQEASPSSLVSNKDGLIAWFALNTKKNPTESLKVTASNSFFLTNPMPMLLMLNEDEAGIVAEARSVLAWHSRYSFCPTCGGKTKVDEGGYKRTCLTDGCRSLQGIHNTCYPRVDPVVIMLVLHPDGNRCLLGRKKSFPQGMFSCLAGFIEPGETIENAVRREVLEESGVTIGPVQYVSSQPWPMPSSLMIGCFAVALSTDIKVDKNEIEDARWFTRQEVIDALVKGNQAVFSMPPRQAIAHYLVKHWIGINSNL